One Seleniivibrio woodruffii DNA window includes the following coding sequences:
- the argF gene encoding ornithine carbamoyltransferase — protein sequence MKKDFLTLRDWSADDLKQMIETAIRLKAENKNNVRHHHLEGKKLAMIFEKPSTRTRVSFEVGMYELGGYPLNLSGNDIQLGRGETVKDTARTLSRYVDGIMIRTKGHEIIEELAKYATVPVINGLTDDFHPCQVMADVMTIFEYKKTYKVKVAFIGDGNNMAQSWMYGAAKFGMDISVASPEGYECKQRVYDEARKTAETTGAKIEMVRDPYEAVQNADIIYTDVWASMGQEAEKEARKAIFKDYQVNAKLMAATGKDTLFMHCLPAYMGLEVTEDVFESKNSIVWDEAENRLHVQKAIMLAVMGNK from the coding sequence ATGAAAAAAGACTTTTTAACACTCAGAGACTGGAGCGCAGACGACCTTAAACAGATGATAGAGACAGCCATAAGGCTGAAAGCGGAGAACAAGAACAACGTCCGCCACCACCATCTGGAAGGCAAAAAACTCGCAATGATCTTCGAAAAGCCCTCCACAAGAACCCGTGTTTCTTTTGAAGTGGGCATGTATGAGCTGGGCGGCTATCCTCTGAACCTCAGCGGAAACGACATTCAGCTCGGCAGAGGCGAAACCGTTAAGGATACGGCACGCACCCTCTCAAGATACGTTGACGGGATCATGATCCGCACCAAAGGACACGAGATAATCGAAGAACTGGCAAAATATGCCACAGTGCCCGTAATAAACGGTCTCACGGACGACTTTCACCCCTGTCAGGTGATGGCGGACGTTATGACCATTTTCGAATACAAAAAAACATATAAGGTCAAGGTTGCTTTCATCGGCGACGGAAACAATATGGCTCAGTCATGGATGTACGGAGCGGCGAAATTCGGCATGGACATCAGCGTTGCATCACCCGAAGGCTACGAGTGCAAACAGCGTGTTTATGACGAGGCGAGGAAGACAGCCGAAACCACCGGTGCTAAAATAGAGATGGTTCGTGATCCCTACGAAGCAGTTCAGAACGCCGACATAATCTATACGGACGTATGGGCAAGCATGGGGCAGGAAGCAGAGAAAGAGGCACGCAAAGCTATCTTCAAAGACTATCAGGTAAATGCAAAACTCATGGCGGCAACGGGAAAGGATACTCTTTTCATGCACTGTCTGCCCGCATACATGGGGCTTGAGGTCACAGAGGACGTATTTGAAAGCAAGAACTCGATAGTCTGGGACGAAGCGGAGAACAGACTCCACGTTCAGAAGGCTATCATGCTCGCAGTTATGGGGAATAAATAG